CTACAGATAGATGGTCCAGTCCAGCTGGTGCAAGGTTTCCGGGTGTCTTGGAGGGTAGCAGGTCCTGATGGGGGAAGCTGGACTGTACTGGACCTACAGTCCCCAACCCAGCAAAGTACTGTGCTGAGAGGACTCCCGCCAGGGACCCAAATTCAGATCAAGGTGCAAGCACaagggcaggaggggctggggactgAAAGTCCTGTAGTGACCAGGAGCATTCCTGAGGAAGGTAAGGGAGGAGGAGCACAGAGTGGATGCATGGACAATAGGaaaaggggagtggggaaggataGAAGTTTGCAGGGGAAGAGCAAGGGGAGCTGTGGGAAGTAAGGATACCTGATATTTCTGTTCCCAAGGTGATACCTGGGAGTGGGAAGGTTGGGGCAGAAGGCGTAGCTGGCAATGACTGTCTTTCTCATCATACTCCACGGTGGGCACAGCCCCCAGTGGTCCCCCTCAGGGAGTAACAGTGGCCTTGGGGGGTGAAGGCAACAGCAGTGTCACGGTGTCCTGGGAACCTCCACTCCCTTCCCAGCAAAATGGGGTCATCAAGGAATACCAGGtacagggttttggaagggactggggaggggagggagggggagaagctaGGGGCTAGGATTAGGGAGGAAGGAACCTAGACTTTGGGGCTGGAGATGTggttggggaagaggagagaggttTCAAAGTGTTCCCTCCAGGCTGAATGATGCCTGGCTAGCCCCCTCTACTATTCAGACTTTCGAGTTTCCACGTGAGGCCAGGATCCCTTTTCAGACTCTAAACCCGGGTCTCGGTCTCCCCAGATCTGGTGCCTGGGCAACGAGAGCCGCTTCCACCTCAACCGGTCCGCGGCAGGCTGGGCACGTTCCGTGGTGCTCCGGGGACTGCTGCCCGGTCTTCTCTACCGGACCCAGGTCGCGGCGGTCACCGGCGCTGGCGTGGGCGTGGCCAGTGTCCCGGTGTCGGTGCAGCTGCGTGAGTCCGAAGAAGGGGTGGGCGCGCAGGGCTGGGGAACTGGAGTTGGGGGGTCCTGGCGTAGCTGGGCCTACGAGGTCAGGGGTGCCTCCCCCTTCCTCGCTGCCAGGTTTCCAGGCTCCTGGTTCCCCTCACCTCTCTGACCCCCACAGCTTCCTCGCGGGAATCGGAGCCTGGGCTGGAGGTGGGCCCGGGGCTGGCGGAGCGGTTGGCGAGGGTGCTGCGGGAGCCTGCCTTCCTCGCGGGCAGCGGCGCCGCCTGCGGGGCGCTGCTGCTCGGGCTCTGCGCCGTCCTTTACCGGCGCCGGAGGCAGCGCAAGGAGCTCAGTCACTACACTGGTGAGCGGCGCCTGGGGGgcggtgcagggggaggggctcacTGGGGCGGTGGGAACGGAAAGTGCGGGCCTGGAATGGGCAGGGCCTCCGGAAGGGAGGCGGGCTGTCCCGAGAGCAGGACGGGAGGAGCTAGCCGCTCCGGGAGTGGGGGCGGGGTCAGAGGGAGGGGTGGCTCCCTCGAGAGGGACGCGCAGAGGGCACCGTAGTGCAGGGAGCGGGCGGGACTGGGGGGAAGTGGCAGGACCTAGAAGGGGTAGGACCTGAGTCTGGGAGAGGGATAAAATATTCCCCTAAGATGACTCGAGAGGAGAGCGGGCTTGGCAGTCACTCTCAGTATAGAAGGGGCAATTCTGGAGGGGGCGGGGAGCTCTTTCCCGAGGGGCGGGGCCTAGCAGGAGGGGGCGTGGCCAGGGTCCGAGTATTAAAATGTAAGGCAGGATTTGGGTGGAAAGGCGGGGCCCGCTGAAAAGAGCCGACTTGATTTCCGCTACTCCCTGGTAAGGGGCGTATCTGGAGAGATTCGGAGGTCTCTTCGATCAGGGGTTCCCAATCTTGGCTACACATGGGAATCACTTGgggaactttttagaaaaatacttttttttttttttaaagatttttatttatttatttatttgacagacagatcacaagcaggcagagagagaggaggaagcaggctccctgctgagcagagagcctgatgtggggctcaatcccaggaccctgggatcttgacctgagctgaaggcagaggctttaacccactgagccatccaggcgcccctagaaaaatACTGATGCTTGAGTCCCACTTCTAGAAATTCTGATGAAATTGGTGCAGGGGTACAGGCTGAGTGAAGGAATTGGGACCGTGGCCAAGAAGGGGACAAGAATGTGGGTATTTCTGACCCTTTCTCCATTTACCCTCTTCTTTCTCCCATGGATTCCTTTTCGGAAGCCTCCTTTGCCTACACACCTGCAGGTAAGCTATCTCTGCTCCAATGGGGTTCAGACCCCAAGTACGGGCCCTTCTCTCACCCAGTCTCCCCCTCATCTTCCCAGTGTCCTTCCCACACTCAGAGGGCCTCTCTGGAGCCAGTTCCAGGTAATCCTTGTAATCCATCTTCCAAGGACAATCCCCCTTCATCAAGCCAccattctccttcctcctcaggcctccctgcCACTGACTGTCTCCCACCTGCCACCCTCAAATTCACCATTACTGATGACTCTTAAATTCCTGATGACTCTTAAATTCGCTAGCCTGTTCAGGCTCTGGGTCCCCAGCGTTCACGTGCTTTCCCTCAGGCCACCCATGGGCCTTGGCCCCGCCCCCTACCCTTGGCTAGCAGACTCGTGGCCCCACCCATCTCGAAGCCCCTcagcccaggagcccaggggGAGCTGCTGCCCCAGCAATCCTGACCCAGACGACAGATATTACAATGGTGAGGAGTTCTAATTCCCTCAGTGGCACACCTGGCCCCCAacacccttctctcctctccacctcctggGGCACACTGAAGGGAGCCGAGGATTGCCAGTCTTCCTGAGGTTGGTCAGTCCTTGGGGAGGATATGAGTTGGGGGAACTTCTTTCACGCCTAACCTTTACCCTGGTTTGGGAGGTAAGGTTTGGGTGGGGGAAGAAGTTGATCCAGTGGGATCTCCTTTTGCCCTCCATTCTCCTGTTGTCgctatttctctgtctctgcaccCTGTCCCTTGCCTCCCCCCCtggcctccctctttctcctcctcagaAGCAGGGATCTCCCTGTACCTGGCTCAGACAGCCCGGGGCACTGCTCCCCCTACCGAGGGTCCTGTCTACAGCACCATTGAGCCACCTGGGGAAGAGCTGCAGACCTTCCATGGGGGTTTCCCCCCAAATCCCTCAGGGGATCCAAGCACCTGGAGCCAGTATGCTCCTCCTGAATGGATCCAGGGGGACAGCGGTATGACTTAGTCCCTAACACCCCCATTTTAGCTCTGAGCAGAGCATCCCCAGGGAATATCCCTACCCTTCCCCTCTGGAACCCAGCCCAGCACCTTCTGACATTTCTCATCTGCTTCTTATCTCGGTGTGTCCCCATCCTACCCTTCTCAGGAGCCAGGGGAGGCAAAGTAAAGCTTCTGGGAAAACCTGTGCAGATGCCCTCTCTCAGCTGGCCAGAAgccctgccaccacctcccccttcctctgaACTGAGCTGCCTAGAGGGGCCTGAGGAAGAGCTGGAGGGCGGGTAAGGCTGTGCCCTGTTGCAGATGCCCTAGACAGATGGGACCAGCCAAGGGCCCcctgcagggggagggcagaggtacTAGGAGAGGAGCGGAGAGGGCAACCAGAAGTAGAAGGTATGGAAGCTACTCAGTCATCACTACTCTCCTCCCTCTTTGCCCCCAGCTCAGAGCCAGAAGAGTGGTGCCCACCAATGCCTGAGCGGAGCCATGCGGCAGAGCCCAGCTCCAGTGGAGTGTGCTTGGTCCCTCCATCCCAAGGGGAAGCCCCCTCTCCCACATCTTCCTATGGACAGCAGTCCACAGCCACTCTTACCCCCTCACCTCCtgaccctccccagcctcccactgACATTCCCCATCTCCACCAGATGCCCAGGTATATAGTGCCTTGCACACTATAGGCCCTGGGTACATATCTATTCTGTggatgattggatggatggatggatggatgggtctGGGATACAGAGGTCTCATGACCACGTCAGAATGGAAGTGTGATTCGGGAAGGAACTTGACGGCTGACAAGGTCTCTCACTCCCTTCAGACTGTTTCTCCATTGGAGTGGCTCGGCAAGCTTCTTGGGGCATTTCAAAAACATGGCTCCCTTCATACTTCCCTAGCTTCCGAGCCCTGTGGGGGACAGCCTGTGCCTTATTCATTGGagtatctagcacagtgcctggcacatagtaggcacttagaGTTTCTTGAGTGAACAAATGCTGAAGCCTCATGTCATTGCAGGAGGGTGCCCCTTGGGCCAAGTTCTCCTCTCAGTGTATCCCAGCCCACTCTGAGTAGCCACGAAGGGAGGCCTATTGGCCTGGGTGCTGGCACCACAGTCTCCCATCACCTcagccccagccctgtccccagtACAGCCAGCAGTGCCCCAGGTGAGTCTGCAGATgatccgtctgcctctgccttcccacaacccccaccccccagcttgtTTCCTCTTCACTCTCAAGCCCTTTCCTGATCGTCTCTCGTACCTGCTCTTCTCCCCGTCTGCTAATGCTACAGGGAGAGCCCGGCAGGTGCCTGGGGAGATGACTCCTCCACTTCAAGGGCCCCGCGCCCGAATCCGGAAACCCAAGGCTGTTCCCTACCGTCGGGAGCACAGTCCTGGCGGTGAGGGTGCCATGGGCCATGAGAGATGGTGACAGTAGGGGGCCTAGGCAGGAAACCAAGGGTGAGCTccgggggctggaggagggagcaggtgaACCTAAATCTTGGGCCGTTCAGTCACAGCCTCCTGGTGCCagggagtaggagtgggagaaagaTCGGTGTCAGGCGAGGTGGGAGAGTCTGCTGAAAGCCAGTCTCTCCCCAGACTTGCCCCCACCACCCTTGCCGCCACCAGAGGAAGAGACAAGCTGGGCCCTAGGGctgagagcagcaggcagcaTGTCCTCCTTGGAACGGGAGCGGGAGcgcagtggggagaggagaatggTGCAGGCTGGGCCTCCGGGGGCCCAGCGGGGTCCCCACCTGGATGGTAAGGAGGGCCAGGGCAGGCCAGAGGGTCACTGCTACACCAGAAGGGGGCACTGGAGGCTAATTGTGTAGTATAGACCCTGCCATGGAAGGCCTCTGAAATTTTCAACCCATCTCACCCCTCACCGTCCTTTGGGTTCATGCATTTGGTCCAAACCTACACTTGTCTCTGTagctctctctgaaaaaaatccCCTGAAGTTCGCCAGTTGTGTAACTTCCCAGGACTGCAGCCCAGATGAGGGAAGAGTGGGGCTGGGTGTTCTGTCTGTCCTTCCCCAAGGCTCCTTCTGTCTGGGAGTTCCTGATGGGTTTCTGAGCACACGTTATGTCAAGGCCACGTGCTGGTCATGCTGTTTCTCCTCAGCCCCCAGGATGGCCTGAGCACCATGCCGGCCGTCAGCAATTCTCAGAGCTAGGATTGAGGCCAAGGTGGCCCAGTGGGCAAACAGGGACATTCTGTTCTCTGCCTGGGCCTGGTTGCCCTTCTCTCTTGTGTGCAGAAGAAGCCTGGCTCCCCTACAGCCGACCGGGCTTCCTGTCCCGGGGCCAGGCCACCAGCACCTGTTCCACAGCGGGCAGTAACTCTTCCAGAGGCTCGAACAGCTCTCGAGGCTCCCGGGGCCCTGGCCGGAGtcggagccggagccggagccggagccaaAGGCCAGGACAGAAACGTGGAGAGGTGAGGGCTGGGATGTGCAAGTGATGAGAGTAGAAGGCTAGGCTAGGTGAGCCAGGGGTGactgaaaataggaaaagaaagaaaggctttcTGAGCTAGTGTCAAAAGGAGGGGACCCAGTGACTGAAGGGGGAAGGATCCTGGAGAACAGGTGACAAAGCTGAAGACAAGGTCATACTGAGAGGAGCCTGGCCTCCACAGAGGAGAGTGGGTTCAGGAAGGACTAAGGAAGAGAGGAGGCCCGACCCCTCCCACAGCCTGCTTGTCCCAGCCTAGGGCCTTGCAAAccagcctctttctctctctaggaaCCAAGATGACCCTCAAGGAGGATATCAATCAGGAGTTCCACAGGGAAGGGCTTGTCCCCAGGGCCGGGGAGCCTTGCATGAGAGCCCCTCCCCCTGGTAAATGGGGGTGagcagagaggagcagggggGTGGTTTCTTCCCTCCCAGCAATGATGCTTAGAAGCTAGAGAGCCAGGTCTTCCCTTTCTATCTCAACCTGAACCTCATTTGTAAAAGTGACAATAAAAAGAGTCTGATCGGAGCCCTGGACCCCGCTTGTCTGGTTTCACGCAGGACATGGGGAAGAAAGGGGCTGCGAGAGGGTGTAGATCAAGGCTCAGAGtagcttccatttccttttgaACTTCCACAAAAGCCTGAGGTGAGGACAGGGGCCTGTCTTGCCTCCTGAAGGAGCTGAAACCCACTGAAGCCCAGTTAAAGGGActttccaaatgaccaacagtGAGAAACTGTCCCACCTTCAGACAACCAAGCCAGGTCCTCCTTGGGTGTCCTCCTCAGTGGTTTGTTTACTCTCCTGTAAGGAAATATGCCCgtcacaataataataatttttaaaaaattcaaacaggtgtgcccgggtggctcaggccCTTAAGCATCCAAtgcttgagttcagctcaggtcaggatctcagggttgtgagaaggaGCCCCGCTTCCAGCTCCGCacccatggggagtctgcttgtccctctccctctccccctctctctgctcccctctgtcctccctcctcactctctcttcaaaataaattttaaaattctgtgaacaatttttaaaaataaaactcaagagaATGGGGTTGATGGGGGAAACCCCAGTCGACAAAGGAAAACAGGCTTCTTTCAAATTCCCTGACCCCCTCACAGAGGGTGTGTGTACACAGGGAGACCTCTAGGCAGGCCCGGGTGTGACTGGTTTGACTGGCATagaatttttggaaattttggCCCTCAATGCTACAGTGCGCATggctccctcccccacagcccatGCCCCCGAATGGTCTcctgagcttttgtttccttctaaCTTCTTCACCCCCAGGCTCAGTAACTGCCCTGGCCTCTCAGAGGACGGCCACTTGCCCCCGCCCCTACCCCAAGCCCAGGCTCTGACCTCTCCTGCCCCTGTGACCTAAGCGTGCACAAATCCCTTTTTCTCCGTTGGTCTGGAGAACAGGGTTGGAAtgttttccaaaggaattttaccaggaagctgaaagaaaaacaaaatccaaaaaaggaaaagcaaatcgAGAGGAACGGATATGTATCCAGAGCACGGATTTGTCATCCCGAGACTGAGACACCCCAGCCCAGGCTGGCCTGGGGAAGTAGTTCCGGCAGCGCCGTgtcccccaggccctgcctcacTTGGCCTGTGAGTTCGGAGTGGTCTCCGGTTAGAGCTGCTTAAGTCTGGGGGTCTAACACCCCCTTTCAGGGCCTGCTTCCTGATTGACCCTCCCTAAGTGCATCCTCCTGTGGCCCCTGGTCTTGCTCAGGAGCACTGTCCCCCCAAAACTTGTGTGTTCTGCCCCTGCCTTTCCCACCCCATTAGAAGGACAGACCCCCATCTgcccttccagaaccttctgtggCTCCGGCCCTGGCAGTCTGGCTCCATTGCTCTGTTCTATTGTTTCGTCTGAAGGTTGTTCACTAGATAGCCATTACAGGTGGTTCTACCTACTTCGTCTATTTTAAGAAACCCTCTGGTCTTAACCATCTGGGACTGGtctctggggaggggggctgggaccACTGAAAGAAGGAGTTGTCTTCCCAGGACAAGTTGCAAAGACCAGCAGACCAGGGGAATCCAAAGGATGCGTGTAATTCTTCCCTCAATCACAGAACAGAACTAAATGTCTCTCCCTGAGGGCCAGTGAACCCCTGATCCCATTCAAACTCAGAATTCTTCCCATAGCTCCTGGTACCCTCCCCAAAATGGCGCTCTGAGGAATGAGCTCACCTCACTCAAGTCATGACAGTTTTATGGTATCAATTTCTTAAGCTCATTAAGTACAAAGTACTTAAGTACTCATTAAGTACAAAGAAGGGGTTTGTCCCCCAttttcccacctcccttcttCCAGCTCCCTCCCTGGACCCATGCTGGCCCTTCTGCCTTGGTAGCTAGGAAGGGCCTTACCCCTCCGGTGCTGGTCGGTAggtcctccttccttcttctaccAGGTGTGGCTGGGGGAGAGGTGAGCCTGTCCCCGTGGGAATGAATGGACCCTTCCTGAGAGGGGTGGCTCTGTACAGctcctttccctcctgcctgTCCCACAAGCTGCTGCTGTCCTCTGGGAAGACCTCTGGCTCCCCTACCTCCCATGGTCCAAGtgggtggggagtttgggggataAGGCCGCTTCTCAGGCCAGAAGACCTGGTTGTGGGATGGAcggaaggaggagaaagcaagggcGAGGAGTCAGGCCTCGATGACCTTTGGCTCCTTGAGGGCTCTGGGTCTACTTTgtgcttattttgttttgctttcatctGTTTTCACAATCCCCGAAGGAGAAGAACTCTCCAGGAGGCCGGGCAAGGTGGTCCCCCAGCTGCAGAGACCCACAGGCCAAGAATGACACTCCACGGCAGGGGGtggtttgattttcttcttggtGGTCTTGGGCACACTTCATGAGGAGTCTGTGGGGGAAGTCCAAGGAGAGTGAAGTTACCcggctgctccctctctcctgcccaatggcctgggctccctcctggcccctcccTAGAATCCCTCAGTCAAGGTCACCCCACCAGATCAGGAGACAGACACTTACTGGCAGCCTTGGGCTCAGGACAGCCAAGCTGACTTCTTCGGGAAGAGATCCGAGAGTCGGGGGGCCAAGGAGGCAGCCCTCTTCCCAGCTGCTGGCTGCAGTGGTTCTCCATGTCCTCTAGCCAGTCTGACCTCCACTCCCACAGCGGCAGGGAAAGGGTGGAGGTCAGGAAGAGGTCATCccggggggagggaggtgaggaggcATCTGTCAGGGAGGGTAGATTTATTTGGAGAAGGCTAGCCTTCACTCTGAGGGACCAGGTTAGGGCAGAAGGCTTAGGGCCTGCTTAAGGCATACTCTCAACCCAAAACATAATTTAGCCCCAACTCAGCCCATTATTTCTGGGGGCCATTGGGTCCGTTGGTTTCTTTAGAGAGAATAGTTCGAGCTGTTTCCTCCTAGCCCAGCTCTGGCCTTCTATCCATACTCTCACCTttcatcccccacctcccaccccaggcatctctcttttctttctgtcctggATAATCCTTGCTTTCCCATTTACCACAAGCCTGGTTGTTTTTCCTGGAGGCAAAGGGCAGAGTTAGGGTTCATAAGATGGGGATAGGGGGTCTGACAGAGTACATGAGgaagaggggacgcctgggtggctcaatccgttaagcatctgccttcggctcaggtcttgatcccaaggtcctgggattagaccctgcattgggctctctcctcagagaggagcctgcttctccctctgcctgccactccccctgcttgtgttctctctctctcttttttttttaaaaaaaaaaaaaaagggaaagggcaCAGGGAGCACTGAGCTACTGTCTGTTGACATGGAGATAATGGTCCCACTCTGCTCGATAGGCAGAAGGGTGAGGTTCTCCTCACCTCAGTCACAGACAGGGCAAGAGGAAGGGTTTGTAAGCATAGCAGGAggtaagagagaaaacagaacttcCTATAGTGAGGAGGATCTAAAACAGTAGGTTTGAGTGAATAGAAAAGGTGGGAGCAATCTTTCCCAGAGACCAGCATCTGGGTTAGGAGGAGGAATCTGGAGGGAGGGCAAGGGGCCACGCAATTGGCTGCTTCTGGGCTTTAGCCTTGATCATTTTGTCCTTGTTCtgtgggtgaccttgggcaagttaaaaAACCTGTTTAGTTTATAGTTCCctcatttggaaaagaaagataaagaatattCCTTATTCTTCATAGAGTTGTTAATATTGaatgtatataaagcacttaTCATGGGGCCGGGGACATAGTAATCATTCAATAAAAGCTTGCTGTTTTAAGGATAACCACAAAGACAATGTTAGGAAGCCTTGCCTCTTGGGGAAAAGGCTGGATTCTTCCAGGAGCTGTGTCTGTTCCAAGGGGTGGAGGTGAGAAGTGAGGCAGGGTGATCTCACATACCCGTGAAGACGCAGTctgcctccctgggctccagACCAAAGCCAAAGCTATCCACGGCCATTGCCAGGGCCCGGGCGAAGTGGGCATCAGCAAGGAAGGAGCCATCTGAGGAGCTGACCAGGCTGGCTCTGGCGCTGGGGGCGTTGTCCTCGGAGGCGGAGCCCCAGCCATTGGCCAAGGAGCCctcgctgggggtgggggtggagcaggGCCGGGGCGGGCACAGCAAGCCCCTCGCTTCGGACCCCACgcctcctccagccctgcccacgTCTGCTAGCTCCGAGGCCGTAGGGATGCTGATGTAGCCATAGGTGACAGGGGGGGAAGGAGCCCTGGGCACAGGAGAGACACTATTCCTGGAAAAGACACAAAACGGAGACAGGACCAAGGTTGGGGTGGGCAGGCTGGCATCAGGGAAGCATTCCTGGCGAGAGAGGGCGGGGCCGGGGAGAGAGAAACATACTCCTGTCCCAGCTTATCCCCTAGTCCTTTGGTCTCCCTCAGGCAACTCACCTGGGGGTCTCCTCGCCCTCACTGAGCTCCAGGCACAGGGCCACCTCCTCAGGAGTCAGCACACTGTCTTGATCCTCCCCCAGGGATGACAGTGAAGAGCTGGACAGACGACTGGACTCTGGGCTGGGACCAGACAGGGAAGaggcctgggggctggaggggctgggggggctGGAAGGGATCAGGACTGGGAGGGGGGCTGCtggcagtgggagggaggaaggcgcTTGGGGCTCTGCAGAGTGCCTGATTGGGGTAAGAGAATGATGGGTGGTTAGTGCAGCCCCAGTCcatcctcccccaacccccatcagAGATCAGCAAACACCCCTGGCATGCCTAGTCCCCCAGCCCTGCTTCCTGACCCCATGCCCTCTTACTGCATCTGCTGACTCTGAGCAGGGGCTCCATGAGAagtgaggggtgctggggggagaggCCGTGAAGCCAGCTCATTGGAGGAGCTGAGGAGCTGCGGTCCTAGGGCCCTCCAGGCCACCAGAGCCTGGGGCACATCTCCTGGGAAACAATGGCCTGGGGGTGAGTCTGGAAGAACCCCCATCAGCcccagacaccccccaccccagcttcctgtccccacaccccacctctcCAGGCTCCTCAGGGGCCAGAACAGCCACCTGCCGGGGCTGCGGGCCCCTAcaccctgcctcaccctctcatttcccttttcagGCCTCTTCTCACCTGGGCTTTGGGAAAGGTTCTTGGAGCCTCTAttccccagctcccaggcccAGAGCTCCAGAGGGCGGCCGGCCCGGAGAGGCGGGGAGCTGTTGGCTTGCTGCAGCTCTGCAAAGGCAAGAGACAGTGGGTGGGGGGGCAAGCCAGCGTGGGCCTTTCAGACTCCAACCACAGGCTCTATCTTCAGCCCAACATTCAGCTAAGCTTTAGAGTCCCTGAAcccagagaaaagagggaagaaccTCCCTCCATCCTCTCCACCCTCATCCAGGCAGCTATGATAAGGGAGGAAGGTAGCACTAGGcttggagtcagaagacctgcACTCAGAGCCCAGTTCAGTTCCATagctgctgtgtgacctcagggacatccattaacttctctgagctttggtttcatTTGGGAACACTCGGTCAAATAATTTTgccaattttaatttatttataaaaacagatcgGGAATTTCTGGTGCCTAAAAGATACTTCAACCATTGTATTTTCCTTAGGGTATACATTCCAATCTTCCTGATCTCTATACCCTCACATTGCTACTTCTCTCAGGAATTTTGGCCCTGTGAAGACAAATATCCCTTCTTTTCTTGGAGAGAATCTGTTAATTTCCATCTCTCACAATACAAATATCTTGCATGGTTCTGGACCCTGCCCTGAGAAACCCGAGTATATCTCACTTGGGAAGAAGTGTTGGATTGTCAAGTTCAGCCGAGTGGGTGAGACAAACCTGCACATGCCCGCTGTAACAGGAAAGAGTCAGCCGAGAAGAAGAGGACCTCTAGAATAGGAAGATGTGTTGGTCTCACCCGGGGAGGCAAAGCCCTGCCCATAGATATTTggtaatatttgttgaaagaatgagcAAATGGATGGATAATATCAGAGATGAAGATGTCAACACAAGGTGAGAAGAATCACAAGATGGTGGCTACCATCTGGCTCACATGGCCGCTTAAGAGATAGGGCTCTGAGTGAACCGTGACGGTGGAGAAGCTGAGGTAACTGAAGAAACAGACCCAGCTGTGTGCAGTGACCGAAGAGCATGCTTCTTGGTCAGGCCAAACCAGAATAGAACCGGGAGGGTAATCGAGGGAAGAGATTTCCCCAAGACCAGAAACCAGGAAAATAGCaagtgaagggaaaaagaagcagCCTTCAGATTAGCGTCACATGATCAGAAACTCAGTTAGGAAAGGGGTTCCTTCCTTGGCAAAACCAAAGACCAGGCAGGATCCTCGAGGCAGAGTTGTCTAGTCGGTCCGATCTCAAAGATTTGGAGGTCACCATGGGCAGATTCAGAGCAGGACGAGATCAAGGCTATGGCATTCACCAAGACTATCTGGGTCCTGGGAATCCATGTATAGTGGCCAGACCTTCTGAGCCACTGGGATGAAAACCTACACAATGGCTAGACTTCCTCCatcaaaatttccttttgttcctaggctgctttgtttttttaatttatttcctttatttgttgTGTGACCTAGGGAGTCCTGGAGGCCAACTTCAGGTGCTCCAACTCTGCTCTCAACAGCTTTGTCTCGTCTGGTTCTGGCTTCCTGAGTAAGCTCAGAAAAGGGGACACGTGTTGGTTGGTTGGTGTggacaaggaagaggaaaggccAGTCCTAGAAAAGGCCACCTTTGTCCCAGCCTGTTCTATTTCCTCTAAAGGATTCCCATCACAAAAGCCTTCCACCACGCTTGCAATCACTTagattttagttttcagtgttaTTTGAGCCAAGTGTGC
This DNA window, taken from Lutra lutra chromosome 10, mLutLut1.2, whole genome shotgun sequence, encodes the following:
- the ROBO3 gene encoding roundabout homolog 3 isoform X2; its protein translation is MGSSRNTRSGAWATRAASTSTGPRQAGHVPWCSGDCCPVFSTGPRSRRSPALAWAWPVSRCRCSCLPRGNRSLGWRWARGWRSGWRGCCGSLPSSRAAAPPAGRCCSGSAPSFTGAGGSARSSVTTLPPLPTHLQCPSHTQRASLEPVPEAGISLYLAQTARGTAPPTEGPVYSTIEPPGEELQTFHGGFPPNPSGDPSTWSQYAPPEWIQGDSGARGGKVKLLGKPVQMPSLSWPEALPPPPPSSELSCLEGPEEELEGGSEPEEWCPPMPERSHAAEPSSSGVCLVPPSQGEAPSPTSSYGQQSTATLTPSPPDPPQPPTDIPHLHQMPRRVPLGPSSPLSVSQPTLSSHEGRPIGLGAGTTVSHHLSPSPVPSTASSAPGRARQVPGEMTPPLQGPRARIRKPKAVPYRREHSPGDLPPPPLPPPEEETSWALGLRAAGSMSSLERERERSGERRMVQAGPPGAQRGPHLDEEAWLPYSRPGFLSRGQATSTCSTAGSNSSRGSNSSRGSRGPGRSRSRSRSRSQRPGQKRGEEPR
- the ROBO3 gene encoding roundabout homolog 3 isoform X1, whose amino-acid sequence is MLRYLLKTLLQMNLFADSLAGDVSNSSDLLFGLNSSVAALNHSLLPPGDPSFNASRVEPEDAMPRIVEQPPDLLVSRGEPATLPCRAEGRPRPNIEWYKNGARVATAREDPRAHRLLLPSGALFFPRIVHGRRARPDEGVYTCVARNYLGAAASRNASLEVAVLRDDFRQSPGNVEVAVGEPAVMECVPPRGHPEPSVSWKKDSARLKEEEGRITIRGGKLMMSHTLKSDAGLYVCVASNMAGERESGAAELVVLERPSFLRRPVNQVVLADAPVDFPCEVQGDPPPRLRWRKEDGELPTGRYEIRSDHSLRIGRVSADDEGTYTCVAENSVGRAEASGSLTVHVPPQLVTQPQDQMAAPGENVAFQCETKGNPPPAIFWQKEGSQVLLFPSQPLQPKGRFSVSPSGQLNITSVQSGDAGYYVCQAVSVAGSILAKALLEVKRASSLDGLPPIILQGPANQTLALGSSVWLPCRVTGNPQPSVQWKKDGQWLQGDDLQLNLMANGTLYIASVQETDMGFYSCVAKSFTGEATWSSWLRRREDWGVSPEPPTEPSIPPGPPSQPVVTEITKNSITLTWEPNPQAGATVTSYVIEAFSQAAGNTWRTVADGVQLETHTVGGLQPNTIYLFLVRAVGAWGLSEPSPVSEPVRTQDSNPSRPVEDPWRGQRGLAEVAVRTQEPIVLGPRTLQVSWTIDGPVQLVQGFRVSWRVAGPDGGSWTVLDLQSPTQQSTVLRGLPPGTQIQIKVQAQGQEGLGTESPVVTRSIPEEAPSGPPQGVTVALGGEGNSSVTVSWEPPLPSQQNGVIKEYQIWCLGNESRFHLNRSAAGWARSVVLRGLLPGLLYRTQVAAVTGAGVGVASVPVSVQLPSSRESEPGLEVGPGLAERLARVLREPAFLAGSGAACGALLLGLCAVLYRRRRQRKELSHYTASFAYTPAVSFPHSEGLSGASSRPPMGLGPAPYPWLADSWPHPSRSPSAQEPRGSCCPSNPDPDDRYYNEAGISLYLAQTARGTAPPTEGPVYSTIEPPGEELQTFHGGFPPNPSGDPSTWSQYAPPEWIQGDSGARGGKVKLLGKPVQMPSLSWPEALPPPPPSSELSCLEGPEEELEGGSEPEEWCPPMPERSHAAEPSSSGVCLVPPSQGEAPSPTSSYGQQSTATLTPSPPDPPQPPTDIPHLHQMPRRVPLGPSSPLSVSQPTLSSHEGRPIGLGAGTTVSHHLSPSPVPSTASSAPGRARQVPGEMTPPLQGPRARIRKPKAVPYRREHSPGDLPPPPLPPPEEETSWALGLRAAGSMSSLERERERSGERRMVQAGPPGAQRGPHLDEEAWLPYSRPGFLSRGQATSTCSTAGSNSSRGSNSSRGSRGPGRSRSRSRSRSQRPGQKRGEEPR